A single genomic interval of Sulfurovum sp. TSL6 harbors:
- a CDS encoding gluconate 2-dehydrogenase subunit 3 family protein: protein MRKNQYKDREAMKRRRFLILGSVLGLSPYMQAKEVSNFEKRFKKVAPTLSAVQEHLFPEGSKIPSAKSMNVTQFLFDTMMHKSFDKDVKAFVLEGAQELEKREKGRFISMTDQEKEKALRAYEETHYGRNWLSRIMTLTMEGLFSDPIYGSNIQEAGWQAISSYGGFPRPTTRYMEL, encoded by the coding sequence ATGAGGAAAAATCAATATAAAGACAGAGAAGCAATGAAAAGAAGAAGATTTCTCATATTAGGTTCGGTTTTGGGACTCTCTCCCTACATGCAGGCAAAAGAGGTCAGTAATTTTGAGAAAAGGTTTAAGAAGGTAGCACCAACACTCTCTGCAGTGCAGGAGCATTTATTTCCTGAAGGAAGCAAAATACCTTCTGCGAAATCTATGAATGTAACACAATTCCTGTTTGACACTATGATGCACAAGAGTTTTGATAAAGACGTCAAAGCGTTTGTCCTTGAAGGGGCACAAGAACTGGAGAAGCGTGAAAAAGGCAGATTCATATCGATGACAGATCAGGAGAAAGAAAAAGCTTTACGGGCCTATGAAGAGACACATTATGGTCGTAATTGGTTGTCCCGTATCATGACACTGACAATGGAGGGACTCTTTAGCGATCCGATCTATGGTTCAAATATTCAAGAAGCAGGGTGGCAGGCGATATCCTCGTATGGCGGCTTTCCGAGACCTACAACAAGATATATGGAGTTATGA
- a CDS encoding DoxX family protein, with product MLKDIYPTTRNILSKGEDIALLLARLTIAYGFYGPAMGKWSDISSVATWFGTLGIPFPTLNAYLAASTELLGVVLLTLGLFTRLISLPLIVVMVVAITTVHLSHGFSAGDNGFEIPLYYMLFLAIFASFGAGKFSLDHLLFGEEQ from the coding sequence ATGCTAAAAGATATCTATCCTACCACTAGAAATATATTAAGCAAGGGTGAAGACATTGCCTTACTTTTAGCCAGACTTACTATCGCCTATGGATTTTACGGACCCGCGATGGGAAAGTGGTCAGATATATCTAGTGTTGCCACCTGGTTCGGTACCTTAGGCATCCCTTTCCCTACCTTGAATGCCTATCTGGCAGCCAGTACGGAACTGTTGGGTGTCGTGTTGTTGACATTAGGTCTATTTACAAGACTAATTTCCCTGCCGCTTATTGTGGTGATGGTTGTTGCCATTACGACTGTACATTTATCCCATGGCTTTTCGGCAGGAGACAATGGGTTTGAGATTCCTTTATACTACATGCTGTTTTTAGCAATATTTGCTTCATTTGGAGCCGGAAAATTTAGCTTGGACCACCTTCTTTTTGGTGAAGAGCAATAA
- a CDS encoding ferredoxin-thioredoxin reductase catalytic domain-containing protein: MQPIDMNSDEFQAELEKTWTFVDKVNNQFGFVLNPNEEVNEGVAMGLARNKLIYGKRFCPCFMVIGETKEEQKAADNRVCPCTPALEKEIPEDGTCHCGIFCTPEYAQAQMQHDAIEEVVHQHSGGLTKEQAETLLKEEQLDGDELEALIEAKNLGMIDFTLVDTREYMEYQMEHIVGTDKLVPTSQFYAKVEEELTGLKKEPIIVYCHSGSRSYQVQHAMKGLGFEHVCNLRPGIIGFSGETQRG, translated from the coding sequence ATGCAACCCATCGATATGAACTCTGATGAATTTCAAGCTGAATTAGAAAAGACATGGACCTTTGTAGACAAAGTCAATAACCAGTTTGGTTTTGTGCTCAACCCCAATGAAGAGGTCAACGAAGGTGTGGCTATGGGACTCGCACGGAATAAACTGATCTATGGAAAGAGATTTTGTCCATGTTTCATGGTGATAGGAGAGACAAAAGAAGAACAAAAAGCCGCAGACAACCGTGTCTGCCCATGTACCCCTGCTCTGGAAAAAGAGATCCCTGAAGATGGTACCTGCCACTGTGGGATCTTCTGTACCCCAGAGTACGCCCAGGCACAAATGCAACATGATGCCATAGAAGAAGTCGTACATCAGCACTCTGGCGGTTTGACAAAAGAGCAAGCAGAGACTCTTCTGAAAGAAGAACAACTTGACGGAGATGAACTTGAAGCACTCATAGAAGCAAAAAACCTGGGGATGATCGATTTTACCCTGGTAGATACAAGAGAGTACATGGAGTACCAAATGGAGCATATCGTAGGGACAGACAAACTTGTACCTACTTCACAGTTCTATGCAAAAGTAGAAGAAGAACTCACAGGACTCAAAAAAGAACCTATCATCGTTTACTGTCACTCAGGAAGCAGAAGCTACCAGGTACAGCATGCAATGAAAGGCTTAGGGTTTGAGCACGTATGCAACCTAAGACCAGGGATTATCGGCTTTTCAGGTGAAACCCAAAGAGGATAA
- the rplT gene encoding 50S ribosomal protein L20, with translation MRVKTGVVRSRRHKRLLKQARGFYSGRRKHFRKAKEQLERSLVYAYRDRRQKKRDFRRLWIVRINAATRLNGMNYSTFMHGLKLANIELDRKILADMAMNAPESFAKVAEASKAALAK, from the coding sequence ATGAGAGTAAAAACTGGTGTCGTAAGAAGTAGAAGACACAAAAGATTATTAAAACAAGCTAGAGGGTTCTATAGCGGTAGAAGAAAACACTTCAGAAAAGCGAAAGAGCAACTTGAGCGTTCATTAGTATATGCTTACAGAGATAGAAGACAAAAAAAGAGAGATTTCAGAAGACTCTGGATCGTTCGTATCAATGCAGCTACAAGATTAAATGGAATGAACTATTCAACATTCATGCATGGTCTTAAACTTGCAAATATCGAACTTGACAGAAAAATTCTTGCTGATATGGCAATGAATGCTCCTGAAAGTTTTGCAAAAGTAGCTGAGGCTTCTAAAGCAGCACTTGCTAAATAA
- the rpmI gene encoding 50S ribosomal protein L35 gives MPKMKSVKGAVKRFKVKKSGKIKRGTAYRSHILSKVDGKHHRSMRSPKHVDPVDAKNIKEMIN, from the coding sequence ATGCCAAAAATGAAAAGTGTTAAAGGCGCTGTAAAGCGTTTTAAAGTGAAAAAAAGCGGCAAAATCAAAAGAGGTACGGCGTACAGAAGTCACATCCTTTCTAAAGTTGATGGTAAACATCATAGAAGTATGAGAAGTCCTAAGCACGTTGACCCTGTTGATGCAAAAAACATTAAAGAGATGATCAACTAA
- a CDS encoding DNA mismatch repair protein, translating to MDKVTEILSQKKKLLTEVYFDLQVHFEEKYGKDALVLMEIGTFFEVYEVNNDEMKVGKAKEIAELLNIQLTRKSKAVLENSVSNPLLAGVPAVSLDRYLSRLISTKKYTIIVVKQKGEMPNIKRYVSNIISPGTNFEYLSEPSENNIVSLLIDENAGIFSVGYAAIDVSTGKTICNEIHSTRDDKTYALDEAFNLLQTYTTSEVIITLDSKEIDKEWIVHYLELESLHYSLNTKRFKIQFQNELFTRVFNINSFLSSIEFLDLERHPYTTESLAVLIDFIIEHDESIIEKMNKPQFLGNNRYMYIGNNAMEQLSVISRDAADITLLDLIDKTSTAFGKRLLKERLLNPICDKALLEQRYTLTELLLPSINRFETHLKQIYDLERITRRIKLRKLHPVELTYITMSLEAILKLLEDAQSNGLEMDDNLYAETQEMLKVLQDTFELDVCARFRIEQINDNLFKDGVYPAIDTIVKHQQKEVNKMDQVATHVESLFDQDKLFSGTAKYATVNYLESEGYFLNLTKNRFTLIEKALKDSFVTIDNQHHFFKDFHYKYLKNAVKVQAPLFEEITRNYEASQVKLVSLVKQRYIESLDLLENRFSLLLDKLIVFIADIDVAISNAKCSKSMNLSRPIIEEGNFYEATALRHPIIESNDERGIYVPNDVFLGQNNGTTHNHITLNASDGEDVLGTLLYGINSSGKSSLMKSIGISVVLAQAGFFVPAVELRFGLYDKLFTRIVSQDNLYKGLSTFAVEMMELKNIFNRANERSLVLGDEISQGTETESALAIVSSAILKLISLRSTFIFATHLHQLGSIPQLQSMKHLIFLHLGIKYDESNDTLIYNRVLQLGMGDSLYGLEFAKSLHMDSEFLQMAQTIRENLNHGGSDIKKLRRQKSSKYNKDLYLSKCALCEKSVEDVHHIAEQRHANEEGQIDHFHKNHKYNLIPLCKKHHNLVHEGKINISGFVMTSEGLKLHYDLKE from the coding sequence GTGGACAAAGTAACCGAAATACTTTCTCAAAAAAAGAAACTTCTAACAGAGGTTTATTTTGATTTACAAGTACATTTTGAAGAAAAGTATGGGAAAGATGCCCTTGTCTTGATGGAAATCGGTACTTTTTTTGAAGTCTATGAAGTGAACAATGATGAGATGAAAGTAGGTAAAGCCAAAGAGATCGCCGAACTGCTTAATATCCAACTCACACGCAAAAGTAAAGCCGTGTTAGAAAACTCAGTTTCCAACCCTCTTCTTGCAGGTGTCCCTGCTGTCTCTTTAGACCGTTATCTCTCCCGCCTCATCTCTACCAAAAAATATACCATTATCGTGGTCAAACAAAAAGGAGAGATGCCAAATATCAAACGCTATGTGTCTAACATCATCTCTCCGGGTACAAACTTTGAATACCTCAGTGAACCCTCTGAAAACAACATTGTCTCTCTACTCATAGATGAAAATGCAGGTATCTTCTCTGTAGGGTATGCTGCTATAGATGTGAGTACGGGTAAAACCATCTGTAATGAGATACACTCCACCCGCGATGACAAAACGTATGCCCTGGATGAAGCTTTTAATCTTTTACAGACCTACACAACTTCAGAAGTGATCATCACACTTGACAGCAAAGAGATAGACAAAGAGTGGATCGTGCACTATTTGGAACTTGAGTCTCTGCACTACTCTCTCAATACAAAACGCTTTAAAATACAATTTCAAAATGAACTCTTTACCCGTGTCTTCAACATCAACTCTTTTCTTTCCAGCATTGAGTTCTTGGACCTTGAGAGGCATCCGTATACGACAGAGTCTTTGGCGGTGCTGATCGACTTTATTATCGAACATGATGAGAGTATTATAGAGAAGATGAACAAGCCACAGTTCTTGGGAAATAACCGTTATATGTACATCGGGAACAATGCGATGGAACAGCTTTCAGTGATCTCCCGTGACGCTGCAGACATCACGCTGCTTGACCTGATAGATAAAACCTCTACCGCTTTTGGGAAGCGTCTCCTTAAAGAGAGATTGCTCAACCCTATCTGCGATAAAGCATTACTGGAACAGCGCTATACTCTGACAGAACTGCTGCTGCCTAGCATCAATCGTTTTGAGACACACCTGAAACAGATCTATGACCTTGAACGTATCACAAGGCGTATCAAACTGCGAAAACTGCACCCTGTAGAACTCACCTATATCACGATGTCCCTGGAGGCGATCCTCAAGCTTCTTGAGGATGCCCAAAGCAATGGTCTTGAGATGGATGACAATCTCTATGCTGAGACACAAGAGATGCTCAAAGTCTTACAGGACACTTTTGAACTGGATGTCTGTGCAAGATTTCGCATAGAACAGATCAATGACAACCTTTTTAAAGATGGTGTCTACCCTGCGATTGACACCATTGTCAAGCATCAGCAAAAAGAAGTCAATAAGATGGACCAAGTTGCCACCCATGTGGAATCACTCTTTGATCAGGACAAGCTGTTCTCAGGTACTGCCAAATATGCGACGGTAAATTATCTAGAAAGCGAAGGTTACTTTCTGAATCTCACGAAAAACCGATTTACGCTTATAGAAAAAGCGCTCAAAGACTCTTTTGTCACCATTGACAACCAACATCACTTCTTTAAAGACTTTCATTACAAATATTTAAAAAATGCTGTCAAGGTACAAGCACCGCTTTTTGAAGAGATCACACGAAACTATGAAGCGTCTCAAGTCAAACTTGTTTCCCTTGTCAAACAACGCTATATAGAGAGCCTTGATCTTCTTGAAAACAGGTTCTCTTTACTGCTTGATAAACTGATCGTCTTCATCGCCGACATCGATGTGGCGATCTCTAATGCCAAATGCAGCAAAAGCATGAACCTATCCCGCCCTATCATAGAAGAAGGGAATTTTTATGAGGCGACGGCATTGCGCCATCCTATCATAGAATCCAATGATGAACGCGGTATCTATGTGCCTAATGATGTTTTTTTAGGCCAGAACAATGGTACGACACACAATCATATCACCCTCAATGCCAGTGATGGTGAAGATGTTCTAGGCACGCTTCTGTATGGTATCAACTCTTCAGGAAAATCCTCGTTGATGAAAAGTATAGGGATTTCAGTAGTCCTGGCACAGGCTGGTTTTTTTGTACCTGCGGTGGAACTGCGCTTTGGGCTCTATGACAAACTCTTTACACGTATCGTATCACAAGACAATCTTTACAAAGGATTGTCAACATTCGCAGTGGAGATGATGGAGCTCAAAAACATCTTTAACCGTGCAAATGAGCGCTCTTTGGTCTTAGGTGACGAGATAAGCCAAGGTACAGAAACAGAATCTGCTCTTGCCATCGTTTCAAGTGCTATACTAAAGCTTATCTCATTGAGATCGACCTTTATCTTTGCTACGCACTTACATCAGCTAGGAAGCATCCCTCAGCTTCAAAGCATGAAACATCTTATCTTCTTGCATTTGGGTATCAAGTATGATGAAAGCAATGATACTCTCATCTATAACCGTGTACTGCAGTTAGGTATGGGAGACAGTCTTTACGGACTTGAATTTGCAAAATCACTACATATGGACAGTGAATTTCTTCAAATGGCACAAACCATACGAGAAAACCTGAACCATGGGGGAAGTGATATTAAAAAGCTACGTAGACAGAAAAGCAGCAAATACAATAAAGACCTTTACCTCAGTAAATGTGCCTTATGTGAGAAGAGTGTAGAAGATGTCCATCATATCGCTGAGCAGAGGCATGCGAATGAAGAGGGACAGATAGACCACTTCCACAAAAACCATAAATACAACCTCATCCCTCTATGCAAAAAGCATCATAACCTGGTGCATGAAGGAAAGATCAATATCTCTGGATTTGTGATGACAAGTGAAGGATTAAAATTGCATTATGACCTCAAAGAGTAG
- the infC gene encoding translation initiation factor IF-3 yields MSKQHDRNRGRKKGDDVIMNDAIRANELRVLGDDGEQFGIISRSEAMQIAEEKGLDLVLMSPDAKPPVAKVMDYGKHKYELEKKKKEAKKKQKKIEVKEVKFSCKIAENDIAYKVKHAREFLEKGKHVKLRVFLRGREMANPEWGVDVLNRVWPMLEDIGTLESKPQQEGRYINMYVTPQKK; encoded by the coding sequence TTGAGTAAACAACACGATAGAAACAGAGGCAGAAAAAAAGGTGATGATGTCATTATGAATGACGCTATCAGAGCGAATGAGCTTAGAGTACTCGGTGATGATGGCGAACAGTTTGGTATCATTTCTAGATCTGAAGCCATGCAAATAGCCGAAGAGAAAGGTTTAGATCTTGTTCTTATGTCACCTGATGCAAAGCCTCCTGTAGCTAAAGTAATGGACTACGGAAAGCACAAGTACGAACTTGAAAAAAAGAAAAAAGAAGCCAAAAAGAAGCAAAAGAAAATAGAAGTGAAAGAGGTAAAGTTCTCTTGTAAGATCGCTGAGAATGATATCGCCTATAAAGTAAAACATGCCAGAGAGTTCTTGGAGAAAGGAAAGCATGTAAAACTTCGTGTGTTCCTTAGAGGACGTGAGATGGCAAACCCTGAATGGGGAGTAGATGTGCTTAACCGTGTCTGGCCCATGCTCGAAGATATAGGAACTCTAGAAAGTAAACCACAACAAGAAGGGCGTTACATCAATATGTACGTCACACCTCAAAAGAAATAA
- the thrS gene encoding threonine--tRNA ligase, with amino-acid sequence MSENLIGYIDDQGNIIDTQSAGENCTATPIEYDNSEASLEIVRHSTAHLMAQAITELYPNSQFFVGPVVDEGFYYDFRVDEQIGENDLKTIEKKMKELIKKKYKIEKYEMSKAEALEKFADDDLKQKVMSRIEDNTLSIYKQGDFEDLCRGPHVPALRFLHNFKLTRVAGAYLGGDEKAEMLTRIYGVAFADKEALKAHMTMLEEAKKRDHRKIGHEMELFMFNEAAGPGLPFWMPKGAKLRYKLESILHKAHLTRGYEPVRGPEILKADMWRISGHYACYGENMYLTTIDEQEYGIKPMNCLGHIQVFKQTPKSYRDLPLRYYEYGVVHRHEKSGVLHGLLRVREFTQDDAHIFCEPEQIAAEVLDVVEFVDSVMKLFGFEYTMEVATKPEKAIGDDDVWELATQGLKDALNGNNLPFTIDEGGGAFYGPKIDIKITDAIGRKWQCGTIQVDFNLPERFDVEYVGDDNTRKKPVMIHRAILGSFERFIGILTEHYAGEFPFFLAPVQVIFVPIADTHADYAFELKKRLVQEGMDAEVYDKNDSLNKRVRNAEKQRVPYVVIIGDEEVANKTVAIRDRRAKEQYNLTEEEFMVKLTQQLQEGKI; translated from the coding sequence TTGAGTGAAAATCTTATCGGTTATATAGATGACCAAGGCAATATTATTGATACGCAGAGTGCAGGGGAGAACTGTACGGCAACACCTATAGAGTATGATAATTCTGAAGCTTCTTTGGAGATAGTACGTCACTCTACAGCGCACCTTATGGCTCAGGCTATCACAGAACTTTATCCTAATTCACAGTTCTTTGTCGGTCCCGTGGTAGATGAAGGTTTCTACTATGACTTCAGAGTAGATGAGCAAATAGGTGAGAATGATCTTAAAACGATCGAAAAAAAGATGAAAGAGCTCATTAAGAAAAAGTACAAGATCGAAAAGTACGAAATGAGTAAAGCCGAAGCATTGGAAAAGTTTGCAGATGATGACTTGAAACAAAAAGTCATGTCTCGTATCGAAGATAATACGCTGTCTATCTATAAGCAGGGTGACTTTGAAGACTTGTGTCGCGGACCGCATGTACCGGCACTCCGTTTTCTGCATAACTTCAAACTGACACGTGTGGCAGGAGCCTACCTTGGCGGGGATGAAAAAGCGGAAATGCTTACACGTATCTACGGTGTGGCTTTTGCAGATAAAGAAGCACTTAAAGCGCATATGACGATGCTTGAAGAGGCTAAAAAGCGTGACCACAGAAAGATAGGTCACGAGATGGAACTCTTTATGTTCAATGAAGCGGCAGGTCCAGGGCTTCCATTCTGGATGCCAAAAGGTGCAAAACTCCGTTATAAGCTAGAAAGTATCTTGCACAAAGCACACCTTACCCGCGGCTACGAACCAGTACGTGGACCAGAGATCCTTAAAGCAGATATGTGGAGAATTTCCGGACACTATGCTTGTTATGGTGAAAATATGTATCTTACTACGATCGATGAACAAGAGTACGGTATCAAGCCGATGAACTGTTTAGGACATATCCAAGTCTTTAAACAGACACCAAAAAGTTATCGTGATCTTCCGTTACGTTATTATGAGTATGGTGTGGTACATCGCCATGAAAAGTCAGGTGTACTGCACGGACTTCTGCGTGTGCGTGAATTTACTCAGGATGATGCACATATCTTCTGTGAACCAGAACAGATCGCTGCTGAGGTCCTTGATGTCGTAGAGTTTGTGGATTCAGTGATGAAACTGTTTGGCTTTGAGTATACGATGGAAGTAGCAACCAAGCCGGAAAAAGCGATCGGTGATGATGACGTATGGGAATTGGCAACACAGGGTCTCAAAGATGCCCTAAATGGCAACAACCTACCATTTACCATCGATGAAGGCGGGGGTGCATTTTATGGTCCTAAGATAGATATTAAGATCACTGATGCTATTGGACGTAAATGGCAGTGTGGTACGATACAGGTAGATTTTAACCTTCCTGAACGTTTTGATGTAGAGTATGTTGGAGATGACAATACACGTAAAAAACCGGTGATGATACATAGAGCGATCCTGGGATCATTTGAACGTTTTATTGGTATCCTCACTGAACACTATGCCGGAGAGTTCCCGTTCTTTTTAGCGCCTGTACAGGTCATATTTGTCCCTATTGCTGATACGCATGCAGATTACGCATTTGAACTTAAGAAAAGATTGGTTCAAGAGGGTATGGATGCTGAAGTCTATGATAAAAATGATTCTCTAAACAAGCGTGTCCGTAATGCTGAAAAGCAGCGTGTGCCGTATGTAGTGATCATCGGAGATGAGGAAGTGGCAAATAAAACAGTCGCAATCCGTGACAGAAGAGCCAAAGAACAGTATAATCTTACTGAAGAAGAATTTATGGTAAAATTAACACAACAACTTCAAGAAGGTAAAATTTGA
- a CDS encoding uroporphyrinogen-III C-methyltransferase, with protein sequence MGLFDFLKTKDTVPYEKIYEELSAFTEASLAMPKMNNPFLLDDKSKHSMIFGYFMGVMDYITQAYQLSEKDTLKIRTQYLLKNFTDNDMEHAQELLKYCDEIRETDDGSNFALRGKLAMRKWVAGGPMAAYAPMGLIKILND encoded by the coding sequence TTGGGACTATTTGACTTTCTAAAAACCAAAGATACAGTACCCTATGAAAAAATATATGAAGAATTAAGTGCCTTTACAGAGGCTTCTCTGGCTATGCCTAAAATGAATAACCCCTTCCTGCTTGATGATAAGAGCAAACATTCAATGATCTTTGGCTATTTTATGGGAGTGATGGATTATATCACACAAGCCTATCAACTCAGTGAAAAAGATACACTCAAAATACGTACACAGTATCTATTAAAAAATTTTACAGATAACGACATGGAACATGCCCAAGAATTATTAAAATACTGTGATGAAATAAGAGAAACAGACGACGGCAGTAATTTTGCGTTAAGGGGAAAACTTGCAATGAGAAAATGGGTAGCAGGGGGTCCAATGGCTGCCTATGCTCCAATGGGGCTCATAAAAATATTGAATGATTAA
- a CDS encoding tetratricopeptide repeat protein, producing MKVLSIFIIATVTLFANDFNQAVEDYNNGGYIKALNTFYSLAKKDDAKAQYNVGLIYANGKGVQKDLDKARKWYEKAAKQGNGPAQYNLAQLYHAAGETDAHGYEKARYWYEKAVEAGIMQAYNNLAALYIEGKGVKQDQQKAFEFFQKAASMGDSTAQVNVAVLYAWGEGITHDKMKAYDNFKKALISGKSEASEYLDRLCSESAWVCQD from the coding sequence ATGAAAGTTTTATCTATTTTTATCATCGCTACAGTCACGCTCTTCGCCAATGATTTTAATCAGGCTGTAGAAGACTATAACAACGGCGGTTACATCAAAGCACTGAACACCTTTTATTCCCTGGCTAAAAAAGATGATGCAAAAGCACAGTACAATGTTGGGCTTATTTATGCAAATGGCAAAGGTGTCCAGAAAGACCTTGACAAAGCAAGGAAGTGGTATGAAAAAGCGGCAAAACAGGGCAATGGACCTGCACAGTATAACCTAGCACAACTCTATCATGCTGCTGGAGAAACAGATGCCCATGGGTATGAAAAAGCACGGTATTGGTATGAAAAAGCCGTAGAAGCAGGCATAATGCAAGCATATAACAATCTTGCTGCGTTATATATAGAAGGCAAAGGAGTGAAGCAGGACCAGCAAAAGGCATTTGAATTTTTTCAAAAAGCAGCAAGTATGGGTGACAGTACTGCACAGGTCAATGTAGCCGTATTGTATGCATGGGGAGAAGGGATCACTCATGACAAAATGAAAGCCTATGACAACTTTAAAAAAGCATTAATTTCAGGTAAAAGCGAAGCGAGTGAATATCTCGACAGACTCTGTTCAGAGAGTGCCTGGGTCTGCCAAGACTAA
- the dapF gene encoding diaminopimelate epimerase: MTVTKYSASGNDFVMFVAQEKADRSALAKKLCHRQNGVGADGMVVVLPHPEYDFEWEFYNADGSVADMCGNASRAVAHFALEKGIAKDNKAEFLTGAGVIRATINGLYVVSDMVPPDIISDEIEEYGEKWWLINSGVPHLVAVRDNIEEFNIEEARVLRHKYDANVDICTVKDDTLYVRTYERGVEDETLACGTGMVACFIRCHKEGKVSDKMKVHPTSGEELYVSYEEGVYRFGGKVTKTFVAETLI, translated from the coding sequence ATGACAGTGACTAAATATTCAGCCAGCGGTAATGATTTTGTGATGTTCGTGGCACAAGAAAAAGCAGATAGATCAGCACTTGCCAAAAAACTGTGCCATAGGCAAAATGGTGTGGGAGCCGATGGTATGGTTGTAGTGTTGCCCCACCCTGAATATGATTTTGAATGGGAATTTTATAATGCGGACGGAAGTGTGGCAGATATGTGCGGTAATGCAAGCCGTGCTGTAGCCCACTTTGCGCTGGAAAAAGGCATTGCCAAAGACAATAAAGCAGAGTTTTTAACCGGAGCAGGTGTGATACGTGCAACTATCAATGGTCTCTACGTGGTGAGCGATATGGTTCCCCCTGATATTATCAGTGATGAGATAGAAGAGTATGGAGAAAAGTGGTGGCTGATCAATTCCGGTGTACCGCATCTTGTAGCTGTGAGAGATAACATAGAGGAGTTCAACATAGAAGAAGCACGCGTTTTACGCCATAAATATGATGCAAATGTGGATATTTGTACCGTGAAAGATGATACTCTGTATGTTCGTACCTACGAGCGTGGTGTGGAAGATGAAACCTTGGCTTGCGGAACAGGTATGGTCGCATGTTTTATACGTTGTCATAAAGAAGGTAAAGTTTCTGATAAGATGAAAGTACATCCTACAAGTGGAGAAGAACTTTATGTCAGTTATGAAGAGGGTGTTTACAGGTTTGGTGGAAAGGTAACTAAGACGTTTGTTGCTGAGACCTTGATATAA
- the coaE gene encoding dephospho-CoA kinase (Dephospho-CoA kinase (CoaE) performs the final step in coenzyme A biosynthesis.): protein MAFKYAIALTGSIATGKSSTVKLLEASGFHIIDADKIAHKILDEQHQAIAEKFGETLVYEGKVDRKALGAIVFSDHTKLKELEALLHPLIYDEIERLSIEQDRLGKPYFIDIPLFFENKRYPIEKSLVVYTTKEQQLKRLMEREGYTKEEALNRIEAQIPVEEKRKLATYVIDNSGTLTQLEKECERVKEEILNDSD from the coding sequence ATGGCTTTTAAGTATGCTATAGCTCTTACAGGAAGTATCGCTACGGGGAAAAGTTCGACAGTAAAACTTCTTGAAGCTTCAGGATTTCATATCATAGATGCCGATAAGATAGCCCATAAGATACTCGACGAACAGCATCAGGCGATAGCCGAGAAGTTTGGCGAGACATTGGTATATGAGGGCAAGGTAGACAGAAAGGCTTTGGGGGCCATTGTCTTTTCGGATCATACTAAACTTAAAGAACTTGAAGCACTGCTCCATCCGCTTATTTATGATGAGATCGAACGTCTGTCCATCGAACAGGACAGATTGGGGAAGCCCTATTTTATTGATATTCCCCTGTTTTTTGAAAACAAACGGTATCCTATAGAAAAATCTTTAGTGGTCTATACGACAAAAGAACAACAACTTAAACGTCTTATGGAAAGAGAAGGGTACACCAAAGAAGAAGCACTGAATCGTATAGAGGCACAGATACCTGTAGAAGAAAAACGTAAGCTGGCTACCTATGTTATAGATAATAGTGGTACACTTACGCAATTAGAAAAAGAATGTGAACGTGTAAAAGAGGAGATACTTAATGACAGTGACTAA